The following are from one region of the Achromobacter xylosoxidans genome:
- a CDS encoding Bug family tripartite tricarboxylate transporter substrate binding protein — protein sequence MKISGIAGALALVAAMAAGSAQAAAYPDRPIRLVVPFGAGGITDIVARQVGKGMGDALGQSIVIENRPGAGGVIAAQVAATAPADGYTIFMGTVGTQVVNPLIYSKLSYDADKFAPVGMVSGSPYLLAVRAGVPAKTFGEFVAYAKANPAKLNFGSAGNASSPHLGLELLKLTAGVDIVHVPFKSGSEAVNAAIGEQVDVVMDASPVIMPHAASGKLRALAVAADKRLPSAPDVPASSEVGDAALQISSWNAFFAPAGTPPDVMEKLNAALQKTLASPELKDRLASQGTQLYTGKPDEYQRFIAGEKAKWTEIVKRANIKMD from the coding sequence ATGAAGATTTCGGGAATTGCCGGCGCGCTGGCATTGGTAGCGGCAATGGCGGCCGGTAGCGCCCAGGCGGCGGCCTATCCAGACCGGCCGATCCGGCTGGTGGTGCCGTTCGGCGCGGGCGGTATCACGGACATCGTGGCGCGTCAGGTCGGCAAGGGCATGGGCGACGCCTTGGGACAGAGCATCGTGATCGAGAACCGGCCGGGCGCGGGCGGGGTGATCGCCGCGCAGGTGGCCGCCACCGCGCCGGCCGATGGCTATACGATCTTCATGGGCACGGTAGGCACGCAGGTGGTCAACCCGCTGATCTACAGCAAGCTCAGCTATGACGCCGACAAGTTCGCGCCGGTGGGCATGGTTTCGGGATCGCCGTATCTGCTGGCCGTGCGTGCGGGCGTGCCGGCCAAGACCTTTGGCGAGTTCGTGGCCTATGCCAAGGCCAACCCGGCCAAGCTGAACTTCGGTTCGGCGGGCAATGCCAGTTCGCCGCACCTGGGCCTGGAACTGTTGAAGCTGACGGCGGGCGTGGACATCGTGCATGTGCCGTTCAAGAGCGGCAGCGAAGCCGTGAACGCCGCCATCGGCGAGCAGGTCGACGTGGTGATGGACGCCAGCCCGGTGATCATGCCGCATGCGGCGTCCGGCAAGCTGCGCGCGCTCGCGGTGGCCGCAGACAAGCGCCTGCCTTCCGCGCCCGACGTGCCTGCCAGCAGCGAGGTGGGCGACGCGGCCCTGCAGATCAGCTCGTGGAACGCGTTCTTCGCGCCCGCCGGCACGCCGCCCGACGTGATGGAAAAGCTGAACGCGGCGCTGCAGAAGACCCTGGCGTCGCCGGAACTGAAGGACCGGCTGGCGTCGCAGGGTACGCAGTTGTATACGGGCAAGCCGGACGAGTATCAGCGCTTCATCGCCGGCGAGAAAGCCAAGTGGACCGAGATCGTGAAACGCGCCAACATCAAGATGGACTGA
- a CDS encoding glutathione S-transferase family protein produces the protein MNQIPHPLAGKPLELADTLRSGNAWKIRLACGYMGLPIKRRTFDIVQGDLETNAFARINPWRQVPALLTPEGEWLAESQAILWYLGLGTSWLPGGRLEQSQVSSWLSFEQTQHMHAFAQPRLLIHLRNTAQVDDPAMRAWREIGMKAAALMDAHLAGRDYLVGSAPTIADIALFPYTSMAAEGGYDLSGFAHIDAWVARMRALPGFTPLIEAA, from the coding sequence ATGAACCAGATACCGCATCCCTTGGCGGGCAAGCCGCTGGAACTGGCCGATACCCTGCGTTCGGGCAACGCCTGGAAGATCCGGCTGGCCTGCGGCTACATGGGCCTGCCGATCAAGCGCCGCACCTTCGACATCGTGCAGGGCGACCTGGAGACGAACGCGTTCGCGCGCATCAATCCGTGGCGCCAGGTGCCGGCCTTGCTGACGCCGGAGGGCGAGTGGCTGGCCGAGTCGCAGGCCATCCTCTGGTATCTGGGGCTGGGCACGTCCTGGCTGCCTGGCGGCCGCCTGGAGCAGTCGCAGGTCAGCAGCTGGCTCAGCTTCGAGCAGACCCAGCACATGCACGCCTTTGCGCAGCCGCGCCTGCTGATCCATCTGCGCAACACCGCGCAGGTGGATGACCCGGCGATGCGGGCATGGCGCGAGATCGGCATGAAGGCTGCCGCGCTGATGGATGCGCATCTGGCGGGTCGCGACTATCTGGTGGGAAGCGCGCCGACCATTGCCGACATCGCGCTGTTTCCCTACACGAGCATGGCGGCCGAGGGCGGCTACGACCTGTCCGGCTTCGCCCATATCGACGCCTGGGTGGCGCGCATGCGCGCCTTGCCGGGTTTTACGCCGCTGATCGAAGCGGCATGA
- a CDS encoding aldolase, giving the protein MADTMHLGKDELIARAKAEMQRQFETPEWSLRERLALTCRILFDGGHDSGLAGQITARAPEPNRYYTQRLGLGFDEISASNLLLVDEDLRVQEGGGMPNPANRFHSWVYRARPDVNCIIHTHPLHAASLSMLEVPLEISHMDNCPLYDDVAFLKDWPGVPVGNEEGEIISAALGSKRAILLSHHGMLIAAGSVEEACVLALQFERAARMQLLAMAAGKIQPIPPALGREAHDWILTPKRSQVGFSYYARRALRAHPDVLA; this is encoded by the coding sequence ATGGCCGATACGATGCATCTGGGCAAGGACGAACTGATCGCGCGGGCGAAAGCCGAAATGCAGCGCCAGTTCGAGACGCCCGAATGGAGCCTGCGCGAACGCCTGGCGCTGACCTGCCGCATTCTGTTCGACGGCGGGCATGATTCCGGCCTGGCCGGGCAGATCACGGCGCGCGCGCCGGAGCCGAACCGGTACTACACGCAACGCCTGGGGCTGGGCTTTGACGAGATCAGCGCCAGCAACCTGCTGCTGGTGGACGAGGACCTGCGGGTGCAGGAAGGGGGCGGCATGCCCAATCCGGCCAATCGCTTCCATTCCTGGGTCTACCGCGCGCGTCCGGACGTGAACTGCATCATCCACACGCATCCGCTGCACGCGGCCTCGCTGTCGATGCTGGAGGTGCCGCTGGAAATCTCGCACATGGACAACTGCCCGCTGTACGACGACGTGGCCTTCCTGAAGGATTGGCCCGGCGTGCCGGTGGGCAACGAGGAAGGCGAGATCATCTCGGCCGCGCTGGGTTCCAAGCGCGCCATCCTGCTGTCGCACCACGGCATGCTGATCGCGGCGGGTTCGGTGGAAGAGGCCTGCGTGCTGGCGCTGCAGTTCGAGCGCGCCGCCCGCATGCAGCTGCTGGCCATGGCCGCCGGCAAGATCCAGCCCATTCCGCCGGCGCTGGGCCGCGAGGCGCATGACTGGATCCTGACGCCCAAGCGGTCGCAGGTCGGCTTCTCTTACTATGCGCGGCGTGCGCTGCGGGCGCATCCCGACGTGTTGGCCTGA
- a CDS encoding helix-turn-helix domain-containing protein, translating into MIDLPHRLRALRRQQTLSLEQLAQRTGLTKSYLSKLERGLSEPSISTVLRLAEAYGLGVSELVGTDDAAQEEVVSVVRVADREALQRRGLGSEYHYESLAGRRKVKAMEPFVVHPPRDFPDATAVFPHPGEEFLLVLKGAIEVHVGERHFRLETGDSVYFDSELPHRMRTVSRAMAEVLVVAAH; encoded by the coding sequence ATGATAGACCTGCCGCACCGCCTGCGCGCCCTGCGCCGCCAGCAAACCCTGTCCCTGGAACAGCTGGCGCAGCGCACCGGATTGACCAAGAGCTACCTCTCCAAGCTGGAGCGGGGCCTGAGCGAACCCTCCATTTCCACCGTGCTGCGGCTGGCGGAAGCCTATGGCCTGGGCGTATCGGAACTGGTGGGCACGGACGATGCCGCGCAGGAAGAAGTGGTCAGCGTGGTGCGGGTGGCGGACCGCGAGGCCTTGCAGCGCCGGGGGCTGGGCAGCGAGTATCACTACGAGTCGCTGGCCGGCCGCCGCAAGGTCAAGGCGATGGAGCCTTTCGTGGTGCATCCGCCCCGCGACTTTCCCGATGCGACCGCGGTGTTTCCGCACCCCGGCGAGGAATTCCTGCTGGTGCTCAAGGGCGCCATCGAGGTCCATGTGGGCGAACGCCACTTCCGCCTGGAGACCGGGGATTCCGTCTATTTCGACTCCGAACTGCCGCACCGCATGCGCACCGTCAGCCGGGCCATGGCCGAAGTGCTGGTGGTGGCCGCCCACTGA
- a CDS encoding cupin domain-containing protein, with protein MKNDQSRLVRIDAGPMKNPVPGKPRRPISGDAAFRTVTAFEGNGGKAEAGVWESSAGVFQSNTTGYIEFGYIVEGSARLVDPDGTVHELTVGEAFVMPEGYTGRWEVDQFVKKIYFITRM; from the coding sequence ATGAAGAACGATCAATCGCGGCTCGTCCGCATCGATGCAGGCCCCATGAAGAATCCGGTGCCTGGAAAGCCCCGCCGCCCGATCTCGGGCGACGCGGCTTTCCGCACCGTGACCGCGTTCGAGGGCAATGGCGGCAAGGCAGAGGCCGGCGTCTGGGAAAGCAGCGCGGGCGTGTTCCAGTCCAACACCACGGGCTACATCGAGTTCGGCTACATCGTGGAAGGTTCGGCGCGCCTGGTCGATCCGGACGGCACCGTGCATGAACTGACCGTGGGCGAAGCCTTCGTCATGCCCGAAGGCTATACCGGCCGCTGGGAAGTGGACCAGTTCGTCAAGAAGATCTATTTCATCACCCGCATGTAG
- the pdxK gene encoding pyridoxine/pyridoxal/pyridoxamine kinase, producing MSAIPAVTAQVDIVSVQSQVVYGCVGNNAAMPVFRKAGLHAIAVPTVILSNTPHYPTLHGGAVPLDWFEGLLQGLDERGVTRTARAVVCGYLGQPGQAGLLAAWLPALRASRPDLKVHIDPVMGDRNDGLYVNEGLVEQYRDLLVPLADGMTPNHFELELLVGRALSSIDEVVAAARELIARGPDWIVVTSAAPMAAAAGTLQLAVVTRDQATVVTHPEIAIPPSVHGTGDVFMAGVTARLLNGQALVEAVRSAAAQVTVALERTRELGWEELAVEG from the coding sequence ATGAGCGCAATCCCCGCCGTTACCGCGCAGGTGGATATCGTTTCCGTCCAATCCCAGGTCGTGTACGGCTGCGTCGGCAACAACGCCGCCATGCCTGTCTTCCGCAAGGCGGGCCTGCACGCGATCGCGGTGCCTACCGTGATCCTGAGCAACACGCCGCACTATCCGACCTTGCATGGCGGCGCGGTGCCGCTGGACTGGTTTGAAGGGCTGCTGCAGGGCCTGGACGAGCGCGGCGTCACCCGGACGGCGCGCGCGGTGGTCTGCGGTTACCTGGGCCAACCCGGGCAGGCCGGGCTGCTGGCCGCTTGGCTGCCTGCGCTGCGCGCATCGCGGCCCGATCTGAAGGTGCACATCGACCCCGTCATGGGCGACCGCAACGACGGGCTGTACGTGAACGAGGGGCTGGTCGAGCAATACCGGGACTTGCTGGTGCCGCTGGCTGACGGCATGACGCCGAACCATTTCGAACTGGAACTGCTGGTGGGGCGCGCCTTGTCGTCGATCGACGAGGTGGTGGCGGCGGCGCGTGAACTGATCGCGCGCGGTCCGGACTGGATCGTCGTGACCAGCGCGGCGCCCATGGCCGCCGCGGCCGGCACCTTGCAGCTGGCGGTGGTGACGCGGGATCAGGCCACCGTCGTGACGCATCCGGAGATTGCGATACCGCCCTCGGTGCACGGCACCGGCGACGTGTTCATGGCCGGTGTCACGGCGCGGCTGCTGAATGGGCAGGCGTTGGTCGAGGCGGTGCGTTCTGCCGCCGCCCAGGTTACGGTGGCGCTGGAGCGCACCCGTGAACTGGGCTGGGAAGAGCTGGCGGTGGAAGGCTAG